A genomic segment from Streptomyces sp. NBC_01233 encodes:
- a CDS encoding HAMP domain-containing protein: protein MSLLGGIRPPISVLSVLLLALAGFTALSLGSVHEDRLPAAVLTSQQHFAEDGAIALRASLDESVTDLDRAATLFSTGKPVAPDAVLDKIGSVYQKWRGTAVVEISSGRLLAARGENLPLTAIDRTRLSGEGGLAPRMVKLANGETRLLTLSLLSWKDQPQQLLVASSSLRFPGISLGNFRSIAVVGSDGTVLSNDGIPEPEMVLTDLQRADVKRDTKQLASFARTAAKRAKANPLTAKEPGSGGFLGVSGSLMGGEWGGERAAAGYARLAGPEPGVGTSATSLELTVVAMVNVAQNPARTSDAFAGLILAGALLLVGALVVALLVGTVQRPLITLFLESRRLARGDLTRPVSLPRGAEAARIGTALERLRGQLRSDAAPAHVPRGRRKRRTGARVLLALCGVLLLAWCVPLGLLVNRAGEDVVVPQQLVSDQRERTDTLNDRIRRALNEGQADLLSVASLVGDDTTPQHMTDILEHTAREHLRYASLYVLDGTGSILARAGGAPQATGGKGPREEPIALHDGGKEPVIVATAQIPGQGGAAVVGEFRIDFLNSLLRRPGLGEIRVVDSQHRIIASNRGYRAFEKLDDERLDALVEGSALKVGMSPRPGSILYRSGGDHVIAAAAPFVGGGAAKPMDWTVVSWQSAKGLAIQEYSLQNRTVLAGLLGFAVGAACLGWLQIIVVAPLRELARRAEALADGDRRTVLYPRHHDEVGAVTRSLEIIRQQLQQRQQQRKQAGGHASAPAGRN from the coding sequence ATGTCACTGCTCGGCGGCATCAGACCGCCGATCTCCGTGCTGTCGGTGCTGCTGCTCGCCCTTGCGGGGTTCACCGCGCTGAGCCTGGGCAGCGTCCACGAGGACCGGCTGCCCGCGGCCGTGCTCACCTCGCAGCAGCACTTCGCCGAGGACGGCGCGATCGCCCTGCGCGCCTCGCTGGACGAGAGCGTCACCGACCTCGACCGGGCCGCGACCCTGTTCTCCACCGGGAAGCCCGTCGCCCCCGACGCCGTGCTCGACAAGATCGGCAGCGTCTACCAGAAGTGGCGCGGCACCGCGGTCGTCGAGATCAGCTCGGGCCGGCTGCTGGCCGCCCGCGGCGAGAACCTCCCCCTGACCGCGATCGACCGCACCCGGCTCTCCGGCGAGGGCGGGCTGGCCCCCCGCATGGTCAAACTGGCCAACGGCGAGACCCGGCTGCTCACCCTCTCGCTGCTGTCCTGGAAGGACCAGCCGCAGCAGCTGCTGGTCGCCTCCAGCAGCCTGCGCTTCCCCGGCATCAGCCTCGGCAACTTCCGGTCCATCGCCGTCGTCGGATCCGACGGCACGGTGCTCAGCAACGACGGCATCCCCGAGCCCGAGATGGTCCTCACCGACCTCCAGCGCGCCGACGTCAAACGCGACACCAAGCAGCTCGCCTCCTTCGCCAGGACCGCGGCCAAACGGGCCAAGGCCAACCCCTTGACCGCGAAGGAGCCCGGCTCCGGCGGCTTCCTCGGGGTCAGCGGCAGCCTGATGGGAGGCGAATGGGGCGGTGAACGCGCAGCCGCGGGCTACGCGCGCCTCGCCGGCCCCGAACCGGGCGTCGGCACCAGCGCCACCAGCCTGGAGCTGACCGTCGTCGCCATGGTCAACGTCGCGCAGAACCCCGCTCGCACCTCCGACGCCTTCGCCGGACTGATCCTGGCCGGAGCCCTGCTGCTGGTCGGCGCCCTGGTCGTCGCCCTGCTCGTCGGCACCGTGCAGCGCCCGCTGATCACCCTGTTCCTGGAGAGCCGACGACTGGCCCGCGGCGACCTGACCCGCCCGGTGTCCCTCCCCCGCGGGGCGGAGGCGGCCCGGATCGGGACCGCCCTGGAGCGCTTGCGCGGCCAGCTGCGCAGCGACGCGGCCCCGGCACACGTCCCGCGCGGCAGGCGAAAGCGCCGCACGGGCGCCCGTGTGCTCCTCGCCCTGTGCGGGGTCCTGCTCCTGGCCTGGTGCGTGCCGCTGGGCCTGCTGGTCAACCGGGCCGGCGAGGACGTCGTCGTACCGCAGCAGCTGGTCAGCGACCAGCGGGAGCGCACCGACACCCTCAACGACCGGATCCGGCGCGCCCTCAACGAGGGCCAGGCCGACCTGCTGTCCGTCGCCTCGCTGGTGGGCGACGACACGACCCCGCAGCACATGACAGACATCCTGGAGCACACCGCCCGGGAACACCTGCGCTACGCGTCCCTGTACGTGCTCGACGGCACCGGCAGCATCCTCGCCCGGGCGGGCGGCGCACCGCAGGCCACGGGTGGCAAGGGACCCCGTGAGGAGCCGATCGCCCTCCACGACGGCGGCAAGGAGCCCGTCATCGTCGCGACCGCCCAGATCCCTGGCCAGGGCGGCGCGGCGGTCGTCGGCGAGTTCCGCATCGACTTCCTCAACTCGCTGCTCAGGCGGCCGGGTCTGGGGGAGATACGGGTGGTCGACTCCCAGCACCGGATCATCGCCTCCAACCGCGGCTACCGCGCCTTCGAGAAGCTCGACGACGAGCGGCTCGACGCCCTCGTCGAGGGCTCCGCCCTCAAGGTCGGCATGTCCCCGCGGCCCGGCAGCATCCTCTACCGCAGCGGCGGCGACCACGTCATCGCGGCCGCCGCGCCGTTCGTGGGCGGCGGTGCCGCCAAGCCCATGGACTGGACCGTGGTCAGCTGGCAGTCCGCCAAGGGCCTGGCCATCCAGGAGTACAGCCTGCAGAACCGCACCGTCCTCGCCGGCCTGCTCGGCTTCGCGGTCGGCGCGGCCTGCCTGGGCTGGCTCCAGATCATCGTGGTCGCCCCGCTGCGCGAACTCGCCCGGCGCGCCGAGGCCCTCGCCGACGGCGACCGGCGCACGGTGCTGTACCCGCGCCACCACGACGAGGTGGGCGCCGTGACGCGCAGCCTGGAGATCATCCGCCAGCAGCTCCAGCAGCGACAGCAGCAGCGCAAGCAGGCCGGCGGACACGCGTCCGCCCCGGCCGGAAGGAACTGA
- a CDS encoding CapA family protein, giving the protein MSLSLAGCGLLGGAQEKPGAAPGDAADASAKGAGRSFTVAAAGDILIHPQLTDQAARDAKAAGHTGYDFDRIMAGVKPVISKADLGICHMEPVLGRPNGPFQTYPDFLVPPQIAKTIKNVGYDTCSTASNHTLDHGPEGVFRTLDTLDREGLKHTGSARSAEEADKPLVLDVKGVKVAQISFAFGFNGREVPKDKPWLANLINFKAIAAAEKKARAAGAEVVILSVHWGREHQPNPSNPQLELARRIAKETGINLVIGHHAHVVQPMEKVDGTWVAYGLGNQLARHDVPSGLTEEGAIGWFEFSEKNGTWDVRARFVPTFTDIPPDPESTPGADLPGTNAQPVRDHRLVDVVEALRNDKDLLPEQRARYRLAFERTQGTMLNRGAGKDGLRPLRGLPG; this is encoded by the coding sequence CTGAGCCTCTCGCTCGCGGGGTGCGGTCTGCTCGGCGGCGCGCAGGAGAAGCCCGGGGCGGCGCCGGGCGACGCGGCGGACGCAAGCGCCAAGGGTGCGGGCCGCTCCTTCACCGTGGCCGCCGCGGGCGACATCCTCATCCATCCCCAGCTCACCGACCAGGCCGCCCGGGACGCCAAGGCGGCCGGGCACACGGGGTACGACTTCGACCGGATCATGGCGGGGGTCAAACCGGTCATCAGCAAGGCCGATCTCGGCATCTGCCACATGGAGCCGGTCCTGGGCCGGCCGAACGGCCCCTTCCAGACCTACCCCGACTTCCTCGTCCCGCCGCAGATCGCGAAGACGATCAAGAACGTCGGGTACGACACCTGCTCGACGGCCTCGAACCACACCCTCGACCACGGCCCGGAGGGCGTGTTCCGCACCCTGGACACCCTGGACCGGGAAGGCCTCAAGCACACCGGCTCCGCCCGTAGCGCGGAGGAGGCCGACAAGCCCCTGGTCCTGGACGTCAAGGGCGTCAAGGTCGCCCAGATTTCCTTCGCCTTCGGCTTCAACGGGCGCGAGGTCCCCAAGGACAAGCCCTGGCTGGCCAACCTCATCAACTTCAAGGCCATCGCCGCGGCCGAGAAGAAGGCCCGCGCGGCCGGCGCCGAGGTGGTCATCCTCTCCGTCCACTGGGGCCGCGAGCACCAGCCGAACCCGAGCAACCCGCAGCTGGAACTGGCCCGCCGGATCGCCAAGGAGACCGGGATCAACCTGGTCATCGGCCACCACGCCCACGTCGTGCAGCCGATGGAGAAGGTCGACGGCACCTGGGTCGCCTACGGCCTCGGCAACCAGCTCGCCCGCCACGACGTGCCCAGCGGTCTGACCGAGGAGGGCGCCATCGGCTGGTTCGAGTTCAGCGAGAAGAACGGCACGTGGGACGTCCGGGCCCGCTTCGTGCCCACCTTCACCGACATCCCGCCGGACCCCGAGAGCACCCCGGGGGCGGACCTGCCCGGCACGAACGCCCAGCCGGTACGAGACCACCGCCTGGTCGATGTCGTCGAGGCCCTCCGGAACGACAAGGACCTGCTCCCGGAGCAGCGCGCCCGCTACCGCCTGGCCTTCGAGCGCACCCAGGGCACCATGCTCAACCGCGGCGCCGGCAAGGACGGACTGCGACCCCTGCGGGGACTGCCCGGGTGA
- a CDS encoding M28 family metallopeptidase, producing the protein MPSRRIAAATAALAAAALVSPLLLAGPAGATGSPQSDAARGDALARKLVKEATGKGAYNHLKVLQSLADYNNGNRAAGSKGHEQSAKYIEAVMKAAGYKVTKNEFDFVYVETIAEKLTVGGANQRDVPIHLMSYTANSPEGGVTAQVAVAPVDADGTNGCEPGDFASGTFTGKIALVKRGGCTFAVKQQNAAAAGAVGAIIYNNTAGALNGTLGDPNAGKVPTGGITQEDGEKLAAEAAAGPVEVTLDIRQLRENRKTYNVIAETRGGDENNTVFLGAHLDSVAAGPGINDNGSGSAGILQVAQRLASSQTKIKNKVKFAWWSAEEFGLLGSEAYVAGLTDEQKKQIKLYLNFDMIASPNSAYFVYDGDDSDATGAGPGPAGSAQLEKGITDFLDSKKIPHEGTDFSGRSDYGPFIEVGIPSGGTFTGAEGIKTPEQAAKFGGQAGVAYDVNYHGKGDDITNIDQKALDINVDVIADAVGHYAHDLAPLAKPVVSTPTGGSGSGGGLHQGHDEVQQ; encoded by the coding sequence ATGCCCTCACGCCGTATAGCCGCAGCAACCGCCGCCCTGGCCGCAGCGGCCCTCGTCTCACCGCTGCTGCTCGCCGGACCGGCCGGAGCCACCGGGAGCCCGCAGAGCGACGCCGCCCGGGGTGACGCGCTCGCCAGGAAGCTGGTCAAGGAGGCGACCGGCAAGGGCGCCTACAACCACCTCAAGGTCCTGCAGTCACTGGCCGACTACAACAACGGCAACCGTGCGGCCGGTTCCAAGGGGCACGAGCAGTCGGCCAAGTACATCGAGGCCGTGATGAAGGCGGCCGGCTACAAGGTCACCAAGAACGAGTTCGACTTCGTGTACGTCGAGACCATCGCGGAGAAGCTGACGGTGGGCGGCGCGAACCAGCGCGACGTACCGATCCACCTGATGTCGTACACGGCGAACAGCCCGGAGGGCGGCGTGACCGCCCAGGTCGCCGTCGCCCCGGTCGACGCGGACGGGACGAACGGCTGCGAGCCGGGCGACTTCGCCTCCGGCACCTTCACCGGCAAGATCGCCCTGGTCAAGCGCGGCGGCTGCACCTTCGCGGTGAAGCAGCAGAACGCGGCGGCGGCCGGCGCGGTCGGCGCGATCATCTACAACAACACCGCGGGCGCCCTCAACGGAACCCTCGGCGACCCGAACGCGGGCAAGGTCCCGACGGGCGGCATCACCCAGGAGGACGGCGAGAAGCTCGCCGCCGAGGCCGCGGCCGGCCCGGTCGAGGTCACCCTCGACATCCGGCAGCTGCGCGAGAACCGCAAGACGTACAACGTCATCGCGGAGACCCGCGGCGGCGACGAGAACAACACCGTCTTCCTCGGCGCGCACCTCGACTCGGTCGCGGCGGGCCCGGGCATCAACGACAACGGCTCCGGCTCGGCCGGCATCCTGCAGGTCGCGCAGCGCCTCGCGAGCAGCCAGACGAAGATCAAGAACAAGGTCAAGTTCGCCTGGTGGTCGGCGGAGGAGTTCGGCCTGCTCGGCTCGGAGGCGTACGTCGCCGGGCTGACGGACGAGCAGAAGAAGCAGATCAAGCTCTACCTCAACTTCGACATGATCGCCTCGCCGAACTCCGCGTACTTCGTCTACGACGGCGACGACTCGGACGCCACCGGCGCGGGCCCCGGCCCGGCCGGCTCCGCCCAGCTGGAGAAGGGGATCACCGACTTCCTCGACTCGAAGAAGATCCCGCACGAGGGCACGGACTTCTCCGGCCGCTCGGACTACGGCCCGTTCATCGAGGTCGGCATCCCGTCCGGCGGCACCTTCACCGGCGCCGAGGGCATCAAGACCCCGGAGCAGGCCGCGAAGTTCGGCGGCCAGGCGGGCGTCGCCTACGACGTGAACTACCACGGCAAGGGTGACGACATCACCAACATCGACCAGAAGGCGCTCGACATCAACGTCGACGTCATCGCGGACGCGGTCGGCCACTACGCGCACGACCTGGCCCCGCTGGCGAAGCCGGTCGTCTCGACGCCGACGGGCGGCTCGGGCAGCGGCGGCGGCCTCCACCAGGGCCACGACGAGGTCCAGCAGTAA
- a CDS encoding DUF5937 family protein, which translates to MSVTIDIAGLPNERITFAPSPLAELSMALHALSQPAHHPKLTSWTTATAASLDPCLADRLLEADFMWRSSFSDLFMAFAGAAGGTGVPAGTLAEELDVLDRLDDEQFVLAALEHCWLALYNEGGPGSPLTDPAARAKALETAAARGPRQLDFSLRLLDDTAAVRVWMRRLLEDCDEAFFAETWRRIEPGQSADARHKTEVLRRKGLPAALKEVSAALSVDEGRTTITADKMLNGSTSATDARIGTGLVLVPTNFGWPHLLVLHAPGWRPVVHYPLGTPEPASAPGSVELLQRRMEALAHPMRMLLCRSLARAPYTTSELATVYGITAPEVSRHLAVLKKAGLMHTRRQGRYAQHQLDLGAVARIGSDFIEGVLR; encoded by the coding sequence ATGAGCGTCACCATCGACATCGCCGGACTCCCCAACGAGCGGATCACCTTCGCGCCCTCCCCGCTCGCAGAGCTCAGCATGGCCCTGCACGCGCTCTCCCAACCCGCACACCACCCGAAGCTCACCTCCTGGACCACCGCCACCGCCGCCTCGCTCGATCCGTGCCTCGCGGACCGGCTGCTGGAGGCCGATTTCATGTGGCGGAGCTCCTTCTCCGACCTCTTCATGGCCTTCGCCGGGGCCGCCGGCGGAACCGGGGTGCCCGCCGGGACCCTGGCCGAGGAGCTCGACGTGCTCGACCGGCTGGACGACGAGCAGTTCGTGCTGGCCGCCCTGGAGCACTGCTGGCTTGCGCTCTACAACGAGGGCGGCCCGGGCTCGCCGCTGACCGACCCGGCGGCGCGGGCGAAGGCGCTGGAGACGGCCGCCGCCCGCGGTCCCCGCCAGCTGGACTTCTCGCTCCGGCTGCTGGACGACACCGCAGCGGTACGGGTGTGGATGCGCCGGCTCCTGGAGGACTGCGACGAGGCCTTCTTCGCCGAGACGTGGCGGCGCATCGAGCCCGGGCAGAGCGCGGACGCCCGGCACAAGACCGAGGTACTGCGCCGCAAGGGGCTGCCGGCCGCGCTCAAGGAGGTCTCGGCGGCGCTGAGCGTGGACGAGGGCCGCACCACCATCACCGCCGACAAGATGCTCAACGGGTCGACGAGCGCGACCGACGCCCGAATAGGCACCGGCCTGGTCCTCGTGCCGACCAACTTCGGCTGGCCGCATCTGCTGGTGCTGCACGCACCGGGCTGGCGGCCGGTGGTGCACTATCCGCTCGGCACCCCCGAACCGGCCTCCGCGCCGGGCTCGGTGGAGCTGCTCCAGCGGCGGATGGAGGCACTGGCCCATCCCATGCGGATGCTGCTGTGCCGGAGTCTGGCCAGGGCCCCGTACACGACGAGCGAGCTGGCGACCGTGTACGGGATCACCGCGCCGGAGGTGTCACGGCATCTGGCCGTCCTGAAGAAGGCCGGTCTGATGCACACGCGACGGCAAGGCCGCTACGCCCAGCACCAGTTGGACCTGGGGGCGGTCGCCCGCATCGGATCCGACTTCATCGAGGGCGTCCTCCGCTAG
- a CDS encoding DUF397 domain-containing protein: MSELSWQKSSYCGTGEACVHVATTAPDAAVKVAGSADPGEDHLTLSPAAWSAFLQAVKNPGAA, translated from the coding sequence ATGTCCGAGCTCAGCTGGCAGAAGTCGTCCTACTGCGGCACTGGAGAGGCCTGCGTGCACGTCGCGACGACCGCCCCGGACGCGGCCGTGAAGGTGGCCGGAAGCGCCGACCCCGGCGAGGACCACCTCACCCTCTCCCCGGCCGCCTGGTCGGCCTTCCTCCAGGCGGTGAAGAACCCCGGCGCCGCTTGA
- a CDS encoding helix-turn-helix domain-containing protein produces MVTRPAPTARRARLAAELRKLRERAGMTATEAAASIGTSSGQLSNVETARFGVSPDRVRAMARVYSVCDHQLVEALAAMAADRTNGWWEQYREVLPPSLLDLAELEHHALALRAAYTAHVPGLLQTADHAREVFRQVVPELTPPEIEHRVSHRIKRQDVLYRSAPIPYTAIIHEAALRMQFGGRAVVKGQLAHLMEMGQRSQVRILVIPFDAGSFPGAGQSIYYAHGPVPQLDTVHLDQSHGPALVDAEARLGGYRLLLDRMEAMTLGREESSQFIHSILRTL; encoded by the coding sequence ATGGTCACTCGCCCCGCCCCGACGGCCCGTCGTGCCCGGCTGGCGGCTGAACTGCGCAAACTCCGCGAGCGGGCCGGTATGACTGCCACCGAGGCCGCGGCCTCGATCGGCACGAGCTCGGGCCAGCTGAGCAATGTGGAGACGGCCAGGTTCGGAGTGAGTCCTGACCGCGTTCGTGCGATGGCACGCGTCTACTCGGTCTGCGACCATCAGCTCGTGGAGGCGCTGGCGGCGATGGCAGCCGACCGCACGAACGGATGGTGGGAGCAATACCGGGAGGTCCTGCCTCCCAGCCTCCTCGACTTGGCCGAACTTGAGCACCACGCGTTGGCGTTGCGTGCCGCCTACACGGCTCATGTCCCGGGCCTCCTGCAGACAGCGGACCACGCGCGGGAAGTCTTCCGACAGGTAGTACCGGAGCTGACCCCACCCGAGATCGAGCACCGGGTGTCCCACCGGATCAAGCGGCAGGACGTGCTCTACCGGAGCGCCCCCATTCCCTACACCGCGATCATCCACGAGGCTGCCCTGCGGATGCAGTTCGGCGGACGCGCCGTCGTCAAGGGGCAGCTCGCCCACCTCATGGAGATGGGGCAACGAAGCCAGGTACGCATCCTGGTGATCCCCTTCGACGCGGGATCATTCCCCGGTGCCGGCCAGTCGATCTATTACGCCCACGGACCCGTGCCCCAGCTCGACACAGTCCACCTGGACCAGTCCCACGGTCCGGCATTGGTGGATGCCGAGGCTCGACTGGGCGGATATCGGCTCCTCCTCGACCGTATGGAGGCCATGACCCTCGGCCGGGAGGAGAGCAGCCAGTTCATCCACAGCATCCTGCGCACCCTGTGA
- a CDS encoding ATP-binding protein: protein MPATVSPSWAYSLQLPQDPRAPGLARQTLRSVLRTHAMSALVETAELLAGELMANAYLYSDGPYTLRLRAMGATRLRVSVWDSNPHIPPPFGADSPGRTPQSDAERGRGLFLVRAYAANWGGYPLGGTGLYGDAGGKLLWVEVRA from the coding sequence ATGCCTGCCACCGTATCTCCGTCGTGGGCCTACAGCCTGCAACTCCCGCAAGATCCCCGCGCCCCCGGCCTCGCCCGCCAGACCCTGCGCTCCGTGCTCCGCACCCACGCGATGAGCGCACTCGTCGAGACGGCCGAGCTGTTGGCCGGGGAGCTGATGGCCAACGCCTACCTCTACTCCGACGGCCCGTACACCCTCCGGCTGCGGGCCATGGGGGCCACGCGGCTGCGTGTCAGCGTCTGGGACAGCAATCCGCACATCCCGCCGCCCTTCGGAGCGGACTCCCCCGGCAGGACACCGCAGTCGGATGCCGAGCGGGGCCGCGGGCTGTTCCTCGTACGGGCGTACGCCGCGAACTGGGGCGGATATCCGCTCGGCGGGACCGGGCTGTACGGGGACGCCGGGGGGAAGCTGCTGTGGGTCGAAGTCCGTGCCTGA
- a CDS encoding type III pantothenate kinase yields MLLTIDVGNTHTVLGLFDGDEIVEHWRISTDPRRTADELAVLMQGLMGMHPMLGSELGDGIHGIAICSTVPAVLHELREVTRRYYGDVPAVIVEPGTKTGVPILMDNPKEVGADRIVNAVAVVELYGGPAIVVDLGTATTFDAVSAKGEYVGGVISPGIEISMEALGVRGAQLRKIELARPRNVIGKSTVEAMQAGVVYGFAGQVDGVVARMAKELAGPTGDPDDVRVIATGGLAPMVLGESSVIDDHEPWLTLIGLRLVYERNAPNFE; encoded by the coding sequence GTGCTCCTCACCATCGACGTGGGCAACACCCACACGGTCCTGGGCCTGTTCGACGGTGACGAGATCGTCGAGCACTGGCGCATCTCGACCGACCCGCGGCGCACGGCAGACGAGCTGGCCGTGCTCATGCAGGGCCTGATGGGCATGCACCCGATGCTCGGCAGCGAGCTGGGCGACGGCATCCACGGCATCGCGATCTGCTCTACGGTGCCGGCCGTTCTGCACGAGCTCCGCGAGGTCACCCGCCGCTACTACGGCGACGTGCCGGCGGTGATCGTGGAGCCCGGCACCAAGACGGGCGTGCCGATCCTCATGGACAACCCGAAGGAGGTCGGCGCGGACCGCATCGTCAACGCGGTCGCGGTGGTCGAGCTCTACGGGGGCCCGGCGATCGTGGTCGACCTCGGTACGGCGACCACCTTCGACGCGGTGTCCGCGAAGGGCGAGTACGTGGGCGGGGTGATCTCCCCGGGCATAGAGATCTCGATGGAGGCACTGGGTGTCCGCGGCGCCCAGCTCCGCAAGATCGAACTGGCCCGGCCGCGCAACGTGATCGGCAAGTCCACGGTCGAGGCGATGCAGGCGGGCGTGGTCTACGGCTTCGCGGGCCAGGTCGACGGGGTCGTGGCCCGGATGGCGAAGGAACTGGCCGGGCCGACCGGCGATCCGGACGACGTCCGCGTCATCGCGACGGGCGGGCTGGCGCCGATGGTGCTGGGCGAGTCCTCGGTGATCGACGACCACGAGCCGTGGCTGACGCTCATCGGACTGCGACTGGTGTACGAGCGCAACGCGCCCAATTTCGAGTAG
- the nadC gene encoding carboxylating nicotinate-nucleotide diphosphorylase → MSTPELPLIDQNDGGCGDDCACGDGEETGLDPALAQLLVDAGLDPIEVEDIAHMALSEDLDGGVDVTTVATVPEEAEAIADFVARENGVVAGLRIAEAVFSVVCTEAFEVERHAEDGDSVEAGQLLLSVRSRTRDLLTAERSALNILCRLSGIATATRRWADVLEGTGAKVRDTRKTTPGLRALEKYAVRCGGGVNHRMSLSDAALVKDNHVVAAGGVAQAFKAVREAFPEVPIEVEVDTLEQIGEVLEAGADLILLDNFTVEQTAEAVALVAGRAVLESSGRLTLDTARAYAATGVDYLAVGGLTHSSPILDIGLDLREAV, encoded by the coding sequence GTGAGCACCCCCGAACTTCCCCTGATCGACCAGAACGACGGCGGCTGCGGCGACGACTGCGCCTGCGGCGACGGCGAGGAGACCGGCCTGGACCCGGCGCTGGCCCAGCTGCTGGTCGACGCGGGCCTGGACCCCATCGAGGTCGAGGACATCGCGCACATGGCGCTCTCCGAGGACCTGGACGGCGGCGTGGACGTCACCACCGTCGCCACGGTGCCCGAGGAGGCCGAGGCGATCGCCGACTTCGTCGCGCGCGAGAACGGCGTCGTGGCCGGTCTGCGGATCGCCGAGGCCGTGTTCTCCGTGGTGTGCACGGAGGCCTTCGAGGTGGAGCGGCACGCGGAGGACGGCGACAGCGTCGAGGCCGGGCAGCTGCTGCTGTCGGTGCGCTCGCGCACCCGCGACCTGCTGACGGCGGAGCGCAGCGCGCTGAACATCCTGTGCCGGCTCTCCGGCATCGCGACCGCCACCCGCCGCTGGGCGGACGTGCTGGAGGGCACCGGGGCGAAGGTCCGCGACACCCGCAAGACCACGCCGGGCCTGCGCGCGCTGGAGAAGTACGCGGTGCGCTGCGGCGGCGGCGTCAACCACCGGATGTCGCTGTCGGACGCCGCGCTGGTCAAGGACAACCACGTGGTGGCCGCGGGCGGCGTCGCGCAGGCCTTCAAGGCGGTGCGCGAGGCCTTCCCGGAGGTCCCGATCGAGGTCGAGGTCGACACCCTGGAGCAGATCGGCGAGGTCCTGGAGGCCGGCGCCGACCTGATCCTGCTCGACAACTTCACCGTCGAGCAGACCGCCGAGGCCGTGGCCCTGGTCGCCGGGCGCGCGGTGCTGGAGTCCTCGGGCCGCCTCACCCTGGACACCGCCCGGGCGTACGCGGCGACCGGCGTGGACTACCTGGCCGTCGGCGGGCTGACCCACTCCTCGCCGATCCTGGACATCGGCCTCGATCTGCGCGAGGCGGTGTAA